The bacterium DNA window TATTTATCCCGGATCAGAAGAGCGAGGAAGAACGGCCCCCCCAGCAGGGCGGTGATCACCCCCACCGGGATCTCCGCCGGGGCGATGACGGTGCGGGCGAAGGTGTCGCACACGGTGAGGAATACCCCGCCGAACAGGATCGTGGCCGGGATGAGGGCCCTGTGACCGGGCCCCACCATGAGACGGCATATGTGGGGAACCATGATCCCCACGAACCCGATGGGGCCGCACACGGCAACGACCCCCCCCACCAGCAGGGAAGTGGCGAAGAAAAGCCTTCGCTGCATCCTGGCCACGCTCACACCCCGGCTTGCCGCCATCTCCTCCCCCGTGGTGAGCAGGTCCAGTTCCCTCCAGCTGATGAGGATAAGAATCGTCCCCAGGGCGACGAAGGGGATCATCTGGAAAACAGACCTGAACCCGGCCACCTCCAGCCCACCCATGAGCCAGCGGATGATCCGGAAGGTATGGGTGAAGTCGGAAATATACTGGATGAACAGGTTGAGGCTGGAGAAGAAGAAGTTCACCGCCACTCCCGCCAGCAGCAGGGTGGCCGTGGTGAGCATGGCTCCTGACCTGGTGAGCGCCCTCGATATCCCGTAGACGAGAAGAACGGAAAGGGCTGCTCCGGCAAGGGCCGCCATGGAGATTCCGGAGATCCCCAGCAGGGTCACGGCTACTCCGAACCGGATGGCCATGGCCGCTCCCAGGGCGGCGCCCGAGGCGACCCCCAGTGTGAAGGGGGTCGCCAGGGGGTTGCGGAAGAGGGCCTGGAACGCCATCCCGGCGACGGCCAGCCCCGCGCCCGTGAGCCAGGCCGCCAGAACCCGCGGCAGCCGGATCTTCCAGAAGATATCGTACTCCTTGCCGGGGGCCGCCCCTCCGCCAAGGATGTCGAAGGGGGAGATGGGGGTCATCCCCACGAAGGGGGCCATCCCGAGGACGAGGATGGTGGCCGCGGCCAGCATACCAAGGACAAGGGTGACCCTCCCGGCCTTCATGAACCGGGCCCTTCCGGCACCACCATGGGGCGGCCTGTGACCGGGTGCCCGACGAAGGTAAAGGGCCGCGCGTAGATGCCTTCGAGAACAGCATTGTCCATGAACATATCAGGCAAACCGTCGAAAGCGACCTCCCCGTTCACGAGGGCCACCACCCGGTCGGAATAGAGGGCCGCGTGGTTGATGTCGTGGGTTACTGCCAGCACGGTGACTCCGGAGTCGCGGTTGAGCTCCAGCAGGAGGGACTGGACCTCTCCGGCGTGGAGAGGGTCGAGGAAGGTCGTGGGTTCGTCCAGGAGTAGGACTCCGGCGCCCTGCGCCAGGGCCCCCGCGATGAGGACCTTCTGCCGCTCTCCTCCGCTCAGGGTCCGGATATCCCTTTCGGCAAAGCGTGCCGTTCCCGTCATGGCGAGGGACCGGTCCACGATCCGGAGGTCTTCAGCCCCGGTGAATGTGAAGGGGCTGTGGTGGGGGTAGCGTCCCATGAGAACGAACTGGCGGACCGTGAAGGGGAAGACGCTGCCGTCGGCCTGGGGAACGTAGCAGAGCCGGGCCGCCAGCTCTTTTTGCGTCATGTCAGGAGTGGACCGCCCCTGGACACGCACGCTGCCGGTCCAGTCCGACCGGATCCTGATGAGGCATTTCAAAAGGGAGCTCTTACCCGCCCCGTTTGGACCGACGATGGAAAGATACTGGCCTTCGGGGACGACGAAGGTCACATCCCTGAGGATGGCATTCCCGCCGATGGTGAGTGAAAGGTTATCAATTTCAAGGATCGGATCGTTTTTCATAATTAACACAACCTGAACCTGTCTCACACAGACACAGGCACAGAGAGTACCTGTGAAACACGGAAATTCATCGACGCATGTCCCAATTGCTCCAAAACCAATTTCACCACGGAGTCACGGAGGACACGGAGAAAAGATTCCTCCTCACCGGCTCATTCCTGTTGGAATGAGCCGGTGAGAGGTGGAGATTCTTTATGTGTTCTTTGTGCTTCCGCCGTCGCTCTTTGAGCTATGGCGGGACAAGCTGCGTGAGTCCGCCTTTCGTGCTTTTGCGCGAAACCACTTCTTGCGAATGCCATCGCGAGCCGGACTCTATGCGACTTGTCCACCGAGGCTTTATGCGAATAGTGAAGAGAGTCCCGTGCCGGGATTGAAGCGTCGCACTCGCCGAACTCGTTGCTCCTCGCAATGACGGCGTGATTTCCCCCCGACGTATCCGCCTTTCTCCGTGTCCTCCGTGACTCCGTGGTAAATGCTCTAAGAGGCATTATCGGCATACGCCAGAGATCTCCCCCCTGATTGTTTTGACCTTCTCCGTGGTCTCTGCGGCTCTGCGTGAGGCCGCTCTTCAAGCTTTGGCGTGGCGCCACTATTTTGGTTCATTATGTATCAAAGCAGTCATTTCCTCGAGGAGGGTCACGAACCTGGGTCCCGGGATAACGACGTAGTCCTCGCCCAGGATGTAAATCCGCCCCGTCCTCGCTGCCCGCAGACCCGGGATGTCGTTCCACCGCGAGAGGAGAGCCGGCATGTCCTCATCCGGCCCGAGATCGGGGATCATCTCCAGGATGACATCCGGATCGATCCTGGCGATCCCCTCCGCGGACAGCGCCGGGAACTTGAGGGTCTCGTCGCTGTAAGCGTTCTCCCCGCCGGCCAGCCTGATGAGATCATCGTAAAACCCGTCCCGTCCGGAAACGTAGATCTCCCCCGACGCTCCGGGTTCGAGGCTCCTGCCCACCGCTACGAGGACACGCGGGGTAAAGTTGAAGTTGTACCCGGAAACGACCCTTGAAAGGCGGGCCTTGAGATCCTTCACGTAGGCCCGTGACACGGCGGCCACACCGCACGCCTTCCCGATACTGTTGATGGAGTTCACGATCCCGTCGACCCGGCTGTGGTCCACGGCCAGGGTGGCGATCCCCAGTTCATGGAGACGGTCACGGGCCTCCTCGTGCTGGGTGATATGGATCACCAGGTCCGGCTGAAGGGCGACCACCGCCTCGTAATTGACGTCGAGGTACCCCCCCACCTTTTCTCTGCTCTTCGCCTCGGGAGGGTAGTCGCAATACCTGGTCACGCCCACCACCTTTTCGCCCAACCCCAGCTCGAACAGGATCTCGGTGACGCTGGGAGCGAGGGATACAATACGCCGTACCGGCGCATCCACGAGGGGGAGAGGGGGAGAGGGGGAGAGGGGGGGATCGGAACAGGAGACCTGGAAAACAGCGAGTAAAATTATTACCGCTGTTTTCCAGACAGTAAAGCGTGAAGCGTGAAGCGTGAAGCGTGGCAAAACGCAACCTTTGAGATATGAGATCTGAGATCTGAGATCAAAAGCCTTTTTGGATCTTGGATTTTGGTTTCTGGATCTCATTGTTCCAACCTGAACACATAGGCGATCGTCCTCTCCGATCCCACAGGCACGCCGAACCTGGAAGCCGGCTCAAAAACGGCCCTTTCCACCGCCTCCAGGGCCGCATGATCCAGCCTCGGGAAAGAGCTCGTGGATCGTATCCTGGCGCTTCGCACTTCGCCCTTTGCGCTGATCTGGACTGTTATCACCACCCTCCCTTCCTCTCCACGGCGACGCGACAGAAGCGGGTATTCCGGCTCGTTGAAGACCACAGGTTCCGCCTGTACGTAAGCGTGATAAAGGGCTTCGTCCATCATCATCCCGAGGTGGGCCGGAACGCCGGCGAAGGCAAGACGATCGGTGATCGGTTCTGCACTTTCAGGTTCGACTCCTTCAGCGGAAGCCTGCACGGCAATTGTGGAAGTCCGCGTTTCGACCGGCCCTGTTGCATCCTCCACCGGGGCTCCCGTACCACCGGGTTCTGCCGGGTCTTCAGCAGCCGGTTCTCCGTCCGGAAGGATTTGTGAGGACAGCTCTTCCTTCACATCGGTCCCCGACACCACCTGCTCGACAGCCTCCGAGGAAGCCTCGGATTCCCGCAACACCGGCTCTTTTTCAGCCGGTGTCTCAACCAGAACGGCTGGATG harbors:
- a CDS encoding helical backbone metal receptor, whose amino-acid sequence is MPRFTLHASRFTVWKTAVIILLAVFQVSCSDPPLSPSPPLPLVDAPVRRIVSLAPSVTEILFELGLGEKVVGVTRYCDYPPEAKSREKVGGYLDVNYEAVVALQPDLVIHITQHEEARDRLHELGIATLAVDHSRVDGIVNSINSIGKACGVAAVSRAYVKDLKARLSRVVSGYNFNFTPRVLVAVGRSLEPGASGEIYVSGRDGFYDDLIRLAGGENAYSDETLKFPALSAEGIARIDPDVILEMIPDLGPDEDMPALLSRWNDIPGLRAARTGRIYILGEDYVVIPGPRFVTLLEEMTALIHNEPK
- a CDS encoding ABC transporter ATP-binding protein, whose amino-acid sequence is MKNDPILEIDNLSLTIGGNAILRDVTFVVPEGQYLSIVGPNGAGKSSLLKCLIRIRSDWTGSVRVQGRSTPDMTQKELAARLCYVPQADGSVFPFTVRQFVLMGRYPHHSPFTFTGAEDLRIVDRSLAMTGTARFAERDIRTLSGGERQKVLIAGALAQGAGVLLLDEPTTFLDPLHAGEVQSLLLELNRDSGVTVLAVTHDINHAALYSDRVVALVNGEVAFDGLPDMFMDNAVLEGIYARPFTFVGHPVTGRPMVVPEGPGS
- a CDS encoding iron ABC transporter permease, with the translated sequence MKAGRVTLVLGMLAAATILVLGMAPFVGMTPISPFDILGGGAAPGKEYDIFWKIRLPRVLAAWLTGAGLAVAGMAFQALFRNPLATPFTLGVASGAALGAAMAIRFGVAVTLLGISGISMAALAGAALSVLLVYGISRALTRSGAMLTTATLLLAGVAVNFFFSSLNLFIQYISDFTHTFRIIRWLMGGLEVAGFRSVFQMIPFVALGTILILISWRELDLLTTGEEMAASRGVSVARMQRRLFFATSLLVGGVVAVCGPIGFVGIMVPHICRLMVGPGHRALIPATILFGGVFLTVCDTFARTVIAPAEIPVGVITALLGGPFFLALLIRDK
- a CDS encoding energy transducer TonB, with the translated sequence MAAINRSPNAWSRSIVISVAIHFAAVAWMGVNYAPENAREAGPVVMWLEGERSSTRPATHSLLSSVAQAKDDGDGWYQVPGTKESGDRSREKGDRGVPTEQIAMVASVEKERSAMIDHPAVLVETPAEKEPVLRESEASSEAVEQVVSGTDVKEELSSQILPDGEPAAEDPAEPGGTGAPVEDATGPVETRTSTIAVQASAEGVEPESAEPITDRLAFAGVPAHLGMMMDEALYHAYVQAEPVVFNEPEYPLLSRRRGEEGRVVITVQISAKGEVRSARIRSTSSFPRLDHAALEAVERAVFEPASRFGVPVGSERTIAYVFRLEQ